The genomic DNA TCCGCGCCCGGGCGTGCGGTGCGATCGCGACCCCGTCGACCGCCGCGCTGCCGCCCGGCAGCAGCTCGCGCGGGTTGACTCCGAAAGCGTCTGCGAGAGCGGACAATTCGGCCCAGCTCGGATCGGCCTTCCCCGAGAAGACGTCCGCCGCACGGGGTATCGGGATCGCGGCGCGCTCGGCGATGTCGGCGACGGTGGTGATCCGGGAGTCCAGGAACGAGCGCAGCAGGGCGGCCCGCCCCTGCGGTCCCGGCGGCAGCGCCGCGGCGGCGGCGACCTCCGGCCCGGTCACCGACAGTTCGCGCTGGGCATCGCCGACCAGCGACCCGCCGTAGGTGAGGGCCAGGATCAGCGCCGGTTCGGCGGCGGTGCGGGCGGTGAACGAGTGCGGGGCATACGGCAGGCCCCACACCGAATCCCCGGTGTTCATCGGCACGCAGCGTTTCTTCGCGCCCCAGCGGTAGTAATAATTCACCGGGCCGATGAAATAGGTGAACTGATACAGCAGATGGCCGTTGTTCCAGCGGACGTCCGGATTCTCCGGCTCGTCGTCGCCCACCACCTGCAGCATCCGGATCCATTCCGGACGATAGGAGGAGATGCGGGACATGGCGGTATCCCGGTATTCGTAATACGGCACCGCACCGCGCTCGATCACGCGGGCGCTGGCGACGGATTCCTCGACCCGCACGATGCGCACGCCGGCGGGGCAGTCGTCGTGCACGGGCAGCAGGTCACGCTCGTTCAGCGGCCACATCCGGGCGGCCTTGCGGATGAGGTCCCAGGTCACCGGGCGGGTCCCGGACGTCAATTCGGAAAATGTCCCGCGCGGCAGATCGAGATCGTCCTCGGCGTTGGCGTCGTTGCGTTTCAGATCATTCGCCGCGGCGCGTAACAGGGCGGCGGCGCGTGTCTGAAAATCGCGATCCGGCACAGCGGTATCGGCAGATGCATTCAACGAGAGGCCCCCTGTTCATGACAAAAACCCCGAGCGAAGAGCAGTTGAATAGAACATTAATGCCGGGTGACCGGCAGGTCAACGAATGCTCGATGAAGGAATGTCATGCTCACGATGCGAAGCGGGTATCACCGAAATCCGCCCGAATAACGGCTTACAGGACCAGCGTTTTGATCCTGGTCATCTCCTGAATTGCGTACCGGATGCCCTCGCGGCCGAGCCCGCTGTCCTTGACGCCGCCGAAGGGGACGTTGGGCGACTCGAACTGCGGTCCGCCGTTGAGCACCACGGTGCCGACCTGGAGGGTCCGCGCCGCGTGCAGCGCGTAATCGAGCCGCTGGGTGAACAATCCGGCCTGCAGTCCGTAGCGGCTGTCGTTGACGCATTCCAACGCGTCCTCGAAATCCCGCACCCGGACGATGGGGGCGCACGGGCCGAAGGTCTCCTCCCGCACCAGCTCGCACCGGCGGTCGACATGATCGAGAACGGTCGGCCAGTACTGCGCCCCCGCGCGCCGCCCGCCGCACAGCAGCCGCGCCCCGCCCGCCACCGCCTCGCGGACCCGCCCGTCCACCGCGTGCGCGGCGCGCTCGTCGATCAGCGTCCCGATATCGGTGGCGGGATCGAGGGGATCGCCGACCCGCAAACGCTCGGCCGCCGCGCGCAGGAGCGCGGCGAAGTCGTCGGCGACGGTGTCCTGCACCAGGATTCGCTTGACGCCGCGGCAGGACTGGCCGCTGGTGGCGAAGGCGCCCGCCGCCGCCTCGGCCGCCGCGGCGGCCAGGTCGGCATCCTCCAGCACGATGAGGGCGCCGCTGTCCCCGAGTTCGAAAGCGGTGCGCATCATTCCGGCCCGCTGCGCGATGCGACGGCCGACGGTCGCGCTGCCGGTGAACGTCACCATGTCGACCATCCCGCTGGTCACCAGCGTCTCACCGACCGTGATCGGATCGCCGGTCACCAGGCTGATCATGCGCTCGGGCACACCTGCCCCGAGCAGCGTGCGCACGAACAGCGTCGCCGTCAGCGGCGTGCGCTCCGACGGTTTGACGATCACCCCCGCACCGGCGGCGATGGCGGGCGCCACCTTGGTCACCACCTGGTTGAGCGGGCGATTGAACGGCGTGATCGCCAGCACGGTGCCGACGGGTTCGCGGAAGGCGACCGCCATGCGCCTGCCCGCGGTCGGCGTGACATCGGTCGAAATGGCTTCGCCGGTAATGCGTTTGGCCTCCTCGGCGGCGAAACGCAACTGCGCGACGGCCCGGGAGACCTCCTTGGTCCCGTCCTTGTAGGCCAGTCCCGACTCCCGGCAGATCGACCGCGCGAACTCCGCGGCCGCCCGCTCGATCAGCTCCGCGCACCGGGACAGGATGTCCGCGCGCTCGTAGGCGGCGAGTTCGCAGCGGAACTGCCCGGCGGCGCGGGCCACCTCGAGCGCCTGGGCGGCCGTGGCGCGGGCCGCGACGCCGACGACTTCTCCGGTGTAGGGGTTGATCACGTCCAACCCGTCCGCC from Nocardia terpenica includes the following:
- a CDS encoding aldehyde dehydrogenase family protein, which codes for MGDRAENREIFGGGRWLPTADGLDVINPYTGEVVGVAARATAAQALEVARAAGQFRCELAAYERADILSRCAELIERAAAEFARSICRESGLAYKDGTKEVSRAVAQLRFAAEEAKRITGEAISTDVTPTAGRRMAVAFREPVGTVLAITPFNRPLNQVVTKVAPAIAAGAGVIVKPSERTPLTATLFVRTLLGAGVPERMISLVTGDPITVGETLVTSGMVDMVTFTGSATVGRRIAQRAGMMRTAFELGDSGALIVLEDADLAAAAAEAAAGAFATSGQSCRGVKRILVQDTVADDFAALLRAAAERLRVGDPLDPATDIGTLIDERAAHAVDGRVREAVAGGARLLCGGRRAGAQYWPTVLDHVDRRCELVREETFGPCAPIVRVRDFEDALECVNDSRYGLQAGLFTQRLDYALHAARTLQVGTVVLNGGPQFESPNVPFGGVKDSGLGREGIRYAIQEMTRIKTLVL